DNA from Penaeus vannamei isolate JL-2024 chromosome 3, ASM4276789v1, whole genome shotgun sequence:
ataatatgattcaaacacatgaataaaaaatgataaataaaaaggaaaaaaaatattaatagataaacGAAAGAATAGCCTCCacgccaaaaagaaaagaaaaagatccaaacacgttaacaaaaatgataaaggaaaataagaaaattaaagaaaaatatatagactcCACGACAAAGACACAATATGATAAGGGCTTCAGAACacgtgagcagagagagagagtgaaccatCTGACTCGTAGTTCGAATCAGCTTTCGAAcctcggggaaggctagatcagaaCCAACTCGAGGAgttgtcatggcgtctgttttgaggaTTGTtccatgaaaatataaccattaaaatcattattttccacttttttttgaaaattgaagagaccaaaatgatcgaccaaattcacaaagcatccgtaacttttgtgacgtcattataataaaccccatgtgcttttttccaaaaatagagaTGCCATAACACCTcaggttgctactgatctaagaTTTCCCCCTCCTGATGACCGAATTATTCTCGAAAAtagacaatgataaatataaagtaaaaatagaaattagaTAAACGAACGTATAGCTTTCacgcaaaagagaaaataaaaggatccaaacactttaataaaaaaaatataaataaaaataaaaaaataaacgaaagtaTAGACTCCacaacaagaaaatgagagattcaGAACacgtgagcagagagagagagagtgaactatCTCACTCGCGATTCGAATAAGCTTCGAACCTCGTTGTCCGAATAATCCGAATTTCGAACCTCGTTGTCCGAATAATCCGAATTTCGAACTTCGTTGTCCGAATAATCCGAATTTCGAACCTCGGTGTCCGAATAATCCGAATTTCGAACCTCGTTGTCCGTATAATCCGAATTTCGAACCTCGTTGTCCAGATCATCCGAATTTCGAACCTCGTTGTCCGAATAATCCGAATTTCGAACTTCGTTGTCCGAATAATCCGAATTTCGAACCTCGGTGTCCGAATAATCCGAATTTCGAACCTCGTTGTCCGAATAATCCGAATTTCGAACCTCGTTGTCCGAATAATCCAAATTTCGAACCTCGGTGTCCGAATAATCCGAATTTCGAACCTCGGTGTCCGAATAATCCGAATTTCGAGGCTCGTTGTCCGAATAATCCAAATTTCGAATCTCGTTGTCCGAATAAACATCGTCGAGCATTACCCTCACCCAACAACTCACAACCCGAAATtatgagcaaaaaaaaacaacaaaaaaacacgaacgatgaaaaataatgatgaaaataaaatttaaaaaatgggtCTACTCAAAGCGGATCCGAGTCTTAGATCGTACtactttttcaacttttttttttctttctttctttctttctttcttttttaggttaATAAGTGAAACCAGCGTGAAATATAGTGTAATTTGCATGTTCCGGGTTTGATGTGTAATGGTACCATAGACGTGGCTTTGAAGGATGGAGTTGAGgatcaaaaatattattatgatgataatgatgatttttagaatgatgataaagatgttaatgataatagtgatgatgataaagatgataatgataatagtgatgatgataatgatgataatgataatagtgatgatgatgataatagtgatgataaagatgttaatgataatagtgatgatgataataatgatgataaagatgttaatgataatagtgatgatgataatgataatagtgatgatgataatgataatagtgatgatgatgataataatgatgatgattaggataatgatcaaaatgatattgataatattgatgatgatgatgatggaaatgttaataatgattattagaatgatgaggataataatgatggtggtttgaatgatggtaaagatgataatgataatattgacgatgatgatgataataataatgatgaaagcgataatgataaagatgataatgataatattgatgataataatgatgatgaaagtgataatgataatgatgaatagaatactgataaagatgacaataataatattgacgataatgataatattgatgatgatgatgataatgataatgataatattgttgatgataatgatgataatggtaataatgatgttgataatgataattattgcagtggtaatgagaatgttaatgatgataacgagaatggtcattgcaatcatgatgataataatggtaaaattgtTGGTAAGAATAACCTTGATGTTGAATGTGAACAAATGATGAATGATAACCGCCTGAAATGTAATGAAGTTGagacagaataatgataaaagatagagatagagagagggataaagggagcgagggagaaaaagagagagggagagagagagaaagagatacagcgagagaaaaggagagaatattgataaaggagagagagagagagagagagagaaagcaagggaaaggagggaatactgataaaagatagaaagagagaaacagggagcgagggagaaaaagagagagggagagagagagagctagatagatacagcgatagaaaaggagagaatactgataaaagatagagatagagaaggagagaaacagagagagagagagagagagctagatagatacagcgagagagaaagagagagggagggagagagagagagagagagaaagctagatagatacagcgagagagaaagagagagggagagagagagagctagaaaatactgcgagagagaaagagagagagagagagagagctagacagatacagcgagagagaaaaaagagagggagaaagagagagctagatagatacagcgacaaaggaagagagagagagagctacagcgacagaagaagaagagaatacagatacatatttttttttcacaagaaCACCCACCATTCCCAGAGATACCGATGAGTGATTTAAAAAAGACCGATGCCCCTTCAACATACCCAGCGATTGGCCAAGCGATCatgcccctacccctacccctacccccccctcccgcccacacccacaccccgcccacccccaccccgtctctcccaccctccgccgGCGACTGTACGAGCGCGAGGCGGCGTGGTGGGCGGCCCCGTGCACACGCCTAAGCATCACCTCACGCCCGTGTGGTTCCTTTAATCTGATCACGCCCCCGCCAGCGCTGTTGGTCCCACGCCCTTCTTGAGTCCCGATCCTTGATgttgagagtgggggggagggggggctgatgggaggaggggaaggggagggagggagggagggtgaccgaaggagaagaaggggagaggaagatggaaggaagtggaagggaagagaaaaggaaggggatgagCAGGGAGAGGgtggcagaagggagggaggggagagggaggaggggggggacggaagggaggagcggatggggagggagagagggggcggaacgGAGAAAGGGTGGGCTAGGGAGAGAGGatgacggaagggaggaggacgaggggagggggggttaggagagggggtggaggacgagggagtagttagaagggagagaggggaacagaaggggaaaagaaaaacagggaaaggggaaacagaaaaaaaggagaaagaggggaataggaagaaaggattagcaaaagagaaagtagaaggggATAGGAAAGACGAAGTGTGGAtaggagagggaacgaaagaaagaaaggagaagagagagaccgtgatgaatagggagaagatgagaggatggagaggagagactgagaggatgttcaggaaaaaagggaatggagaataaaagacggagagagaggggaagggggagaggagaaaagcgaggagcaggaggagaggaagataacggagaaatagggagaatggggggggataAGAGATAAAGAAGTGGTGATGGGAGAAGAGTGAGCGtttaagagaataaaataaaagagcagAATGAGATAccgagaagaagagagtgaagagaggaggaagaagagaaagtagggagaaggatataaagagaggagaggaggaggggaaacgacgaaaagagggaagagagatggactaaaaacagagagaagggaggaaaataagatGGAAAAATAATAGGAATGGAAAAGCGAAAGGGGTATCAAGAGAGAACataaaacgagagaagaagaaagaagggtagagagaaagagaaagaatgagaaagaagcagagagaaaaggaaaaagaaagagggagaacgagaatgcgataaagagagaaggtggagagaaagagaaagaatgagaaagagaaagagagaaggtggagagaaagaataagaaagagaaagaaagagaaagagaatgaaaacgcaagaaagatgaagaagagagagagagagagagagagagagagagagagagagaacgagaatgcgagagagagagaataagaatgagagagagagagttagagaatggTATTTATATCGTAATCTTAACCTTATAGTCACGGAATTTTCCACTTGTTCATAGTATCCCCATGTGTAAAATTTGTATTCATGAGAACATGTACATAATGTTTCACTGTGTCGCGCCTTTCatttggggggagagagggagagagagagagagagggagtgagagagagagagagggggggtgagagagagaggaggtgagtgagagagagagggggtgagagagagagagaaattgagagagggtgagagagagagagagagagggggtgagagagagagagagggtgagagagagacagagatagagacagagagagagagagagagagagagagagagggggagaaagggggtgagagagagagagggggagtgagaagaaagggggagagagggggagggataagagagagagagagagaggtggagacaaagaaaagaaaaaagagaattgagagagagagagagagagagagagagagagaaagaaagagaaagagagagagagagagagagacagacagagacagagagacagagagacagagagaaagaaaaagagaaagaaagagaaagagagcttgaacaagacagaaagaacgaaagggatTTTTGTTTGACGATAATTTTTGAAATCCCTTTTGGACTCACACGAACCATATGATATTCTCTTGAACTATTATGTTTGACAAGCAGGAGAAAAAGACTTTGAACTCCCTTGATGTTAGATCTATATTGCCATCGTCACATCCATTTTGTCTGAGAGTGAAATGATGCTCAcattcatatagtatatataatcgtgtgtacgcgtgtgactgagtgtgtatgcgtgtgtgtattgtacatgcatacatacatacatatacatatatatatatatatatatatatatatatatatatatatatatatatatatatatatatatatatatatatatatatatatatatatatatatatatatatatatatatatatatatatatatatatatatatatatatatatatatatatatatatatatatatatacatatatacacacatgtatgactGAGTgggtgtgtatagtatatatatatatatatatatatatatatatatatatatatatatatatatatatatatatatatatatatatatatatatatatatatatgtatgtatgtatgtatgtgtgtgtatgtgtgtgtgtttttgttatatatatatatatatatatatatatatatatatatatatatatatatatatatatatatatatatatatatatgtatatatatatatatatatatatatatatatatatatatatatatatacatacacacacacacacacacacacacacacacacacacacacacacacacacacacacacacacacacacacacacacacacacacacacacacacacacacacacacacacacacacacacatacacacacacacacacacacacacatatatatatatatatatatatatattatatatatatatatatatatacatatatgtacatgaatatacatactctatacatatacatttattcatttacttgtgtCTGCGCAAATGGGCGAGCGTTTATCATTCCCCCCCATTTTAggcatatgcgtgcgtgcgtgcgtgcgcgtctccccacccccaccctcacaccaccccaacccctgccccacccacacctcacccccaccccacccccaccccccaccccaccaccccacaccccacccccacctcacaccacccccacccccacccccaagataAGGCCATCTGTCTCACAAGACCTTCATCCCGCCCGGCCTGAAGGAagggaatccccccccccaccacctcgctTAGGACCCTCCCATATCCTGGAGCGACAAAAAAGATTTCCCGAAGGAGCCCTTAGCGAGGGCGGTAGATGAAAGGCGCcgcgtgtggagggggaggggggagggggggagaaggggaagaagggcgagggggttggggagaaggggaaggggttggggagaagggagaaggggagggtgggtaaggaaaggggggaggagaagaaagggagggtgagtaggaggaggggaagagggagagaaaaggagggtagggagaggaggagaaaggggcagggggatgttgggtagggagagggggtgaaggggaggggggtagggagagggaaagaaagggaggaagggtagggagagggagagaaagggagggggtaggaagagtgggagaagagtggggagatagggagaggggaagaaggggaggggggtaagttaGGGGCGTGTCTCCTCTGCCCCGCGACAccttcttccccgccccctcctccctcccctttcctttcctcctcccttcctcgtgaCCCTCTGTTGACCTTCGTGGATGTGACCTCTTTATGTTGCTCGGTCGGTTTATGCGTACACATagaagtataagtgtgtgtgtttatatgattacctgtgggtgggtgtttggttgtttatgtgtgtgtgtgtgtgtgtgtgttcgtgtgtgtgtgtgtttgtgtgtgtttgcgtgcatgtgtgtgtgtttgtgtgtgagtatgtgtgtgtacgtgaccgcatgcgtgtgtgtgtgtgtgtggatgtgtgtgtgagcgtgcgtgtgtatgtgtgtgtgtgtgtgtgtgtgtgtgtgtgtttatgtgtgtgtgtgtgtgtgtgtgtgtgtgtgtgtgtgtgtgtgtgtgtgtgtgtgtgtgtgtgtgtgtgtgtgtgtgcgcgtgtgtgtgtgtgtgtttgtgggtgtgcgtgcgtgtgtatgtgtgtgtgtgtgtgtgtgtgtgtgtgtgtgtgtcttccttatgccatctccttctctttctctcttgcaccccttccttattccctttttcttcctttttccattcctctcctctttgatgtttgtcattttctttagtctgattttttcttgttcttttcttctgtctttcattttcatcttcttctttcttatccttcttcctttctttccttcctcttcttttcttaatctatttttttctactccTACATCATCCTTcaaatctttatttcttcttcttcttcttccagttcttcttcctactcctcttcctctccttctcttcctcgtcctccaccttttcctctacctgctcctccacatccacacttccatctccaccaccttcacctccccctcctcctacacccctcctccaccaccaccacctccctccctctccctccctccctcctcctctccacctatatctccaccatcacctcctcctctaccactacctccaccttttttcctcctcatcctcatcctcctcctcttccaccaccacctcctcctcctcctcctcctcttcttcttcctcctcctccaccaccaccacctctccctctcctcctcctcctcctcctccctcctccctcccctcctcttcctcctcatcctctcttcctctcatcctcatcttcatcctccctcttcctcctcctcctccactccctcctccctcctcttccaccaccacctcttcctcctcctcctcatcatcatcatcctcttcctcctcctcttcctcctcctcctccaccgccaccatcaccaccaccaccacctccacttcctcctcctcctccccccttctcctcctccctcctcctcctcctcctctacctcttcctctcttctccctttcctcctcctcttcgtcctcctcctcaaccaccactacctcctcccctctcttcctcctcctcctcctcctcctcctaccaccaccaccacctccctcctcctcctcctccaccaccaccaccacagcacacctcctcctcctcctcctcctcctcctcctcttccaccaccacctaccacctcctccaccaccaccaccaccacctcctcctcctcctcctcctctgttttccttctccaccacctcctcaacctcctcctcctcctcctcctcctcctcctctatctgttttccttcctcttcggCTCTTCCTCCGTTATCCAGCTTCCAAGGACAGAAAATCCACTTGTTGGCTTAAGGACGCTGCTGCCAGGCGTCCGTGATCCGTCCTCAGGCGCCAGGGAGCTCCTTGGCacgtccttcccctcttcctctcccttctctctcacctctttctctttctttctctttctttctctctcccctctttctctttctttctctctctctttctcttttttttcttggtctgtttgtttgtttgtttttgtctgtgggtttgtttctgtgtctgtctatttatcttttttctctccttctctctcttttctctctgtctgtctgtctgtttgtctctctcgctctctctttctctctctctctctctctctctctctctctctctctctctctctctctctctctctctctctctctctctctctctctctctgtctttttttctctctctcactctgtctctgtctctgtctctgtctctctctgtctctgctctgtctctctctctgtctctatgtcttcccactttcctatcttcctttatctccctctctctcttatctttctcctcctccgatcTCCTTCATCTTGCCACACTGCCTCAGTCCCTTAtctgcgttttcttttttctttgttcttcacttcttcttcttcttcttcttctaccccccctcccctccctcgtcacGTACACAagcatctatttgtctttttaaatctctcttttgttcgctcttatctctcccttctctctctctctctctctctc
Protein-coding regions in this window:
- the LOC138859531 gene encoding rhoptry surface protein CERLI2-like; its protein translation is MLDDVYSDNEIRNLDYSDNEPRNSDYSDTEVRNSDYSDTEVRNLDYSDNEVRNSDYSDNEVRNSDYSDTEVRNSDYSDNEVRNSDYSDNEVRNSDDLDNEVRNSDYTDNEVRNSDYSDTEVRNSDYSDNEVRNSDYSDNEVRNSDYSDNETP